The window TTTGCGATTTCCCGGTCGCCGACTGTCGATATGCCCCGCTACATCGTCCGTCACGGAGCAACGCGGACGCTCGGCGTGTTCACTACGTCGCGCGGCGATTCGTTTGCGCGCTCGACCCGAGTGATCACGCGCACCGACCGCGGCCAGGAAGTCGGCGAGGTGCTGTGCGAGGCCACCGATGCGGCCCTGACCCATCTGCCCGAGTCGCCCCCGCGGGGCCAGATCCTCCGGTCCATGTCGCCCGACGACGAGCACGATGCGGCGCGTCTGCACGGCGAGGAGCTGCGCGAATTCGAATTGGCCGAGCGACACATCCGCGAGCTAGGCCTGGAGATGAAGCTCGTCGACGTCGAGCACATCTTCGGGGGTGAGCGGATCGTGTTCTACTTTCTCGCCGAGAACCGCGTCGATTTTCGCGAGTTGGTCAAACATCTGGCCCAAGAATGCCAGACCCGTATCGAGATGCGACAAATTGGCGTCCGCGACGAGGCGAAGCTGCTGGCCGATTTTGGCGACTGCGGCAAGCCGGTCTGCTGCAATACGCACCTGAGCGAGATGCCGCCCGTGTCGATGAAAATGGCCAAGCTGCAAAAAGCCACGCTCGACCCGACGAAAATCTCGGGCCGGTGCGGGCGTTTGAAGTGCTGCCTGCGTTACGAGTACGACACGTACGAGGCCTTGCAAAAGGAGCTACCGTCCGTCGGCAGCAGCGTGGTGACCAAGCAAGGCAAAGCCCGTGTTCTGGCCCAGGAGATCCTCGCCGCCCAGTTGCTCGTCGAAACCGAAGATCACCGCCGGGTGTTGATTCCCGCGAGCGATGTGCTCACTGTATTAGGCAAGCCGGGCGGCGGCCGCAAAACGGCCGAGCCCGAGCCCGAGTAAGACAGCCCGCCGCGCGGTCCGCGACTCGCCGAGACGGTCCCCGCCTGCCACAATGCAACACTAACGGCCGCGCGGTGCGGAGTTTGCCCAGCCGGACCGCACCCGCTCACCGCCAGCCTGCCGAAACGACTTTTTGCCCACCATGCTCGAAGCCACGGGACCGCTCGCCAACCTGCTTAAGCGCGACAAGCGCTACAAGGTCGATGCGTATGTATTCGTATTCGAGGCCCTGAGCTTCGCGCAGCAGGTGCTCGGGATGGGCACTGAGAAAGCCAGCGAACCGCTCGACCCCGAAGAACCGGAAGAGGAATCGAGCGGCGGCGAGCGCCACCTGACGGGCCAGCAGCTCTGCGAGGCCATCCGCATGTACGCCCTGCAGCAGTACGGCTATCTGGCCAAGTGCGTGCTGGAGAGTTGGGGCGTGAGCAACACGGGCGATTTCGGCGAGATCGTGTTCAATCTGATTCGCATCAAGCAAATGCGCAAGACGCCCGAAGACCGCCGCGAAGACTTCGACAACGTCTACGATTTCGAAACGGCGTTTAAGCAGAGCTACGAAATCGAAATCCCGCCCGTGAGCAAATGACCCGCGCCACGCGAGGCAAGCACGAGTCGCGCCCAGCAAGCCCGTCCGACTCTGGGCGATCGGCGTTCGCCTCGATCCCCCGTCGCTTGCGCGAGGTGCCGCGTCCGACGTCGCGGCAGCGCTGGAGGGCGGCAATCGCCGCGGCGATCCTGGCGACCTGGCTCCTGTTGCTGGCCTCCTGGGCCTGGAACGCGGGCTGAATCGGTCGGCCTTCAGCGGACCGGCCGATTGATTGTCTCTCCCGCTCGTGCGAGAATCTGTCCCGGAGCAGGGGAATTCCAGGCAACCTGACTGCGGCGCACATGCCGCATGCTCGATCGATTTCTCAGGTGCGCTACTTGTCATGAAATTGGTTCCGCTCGGCGACAATGTCGTCGTCAAGCCGCTGGAGGCCGAAACCCGAACGGCCGCCGGGATCGTCCTCCCCGAGGCGGCGCGCGAAAAATCGCAACAAGGCCGGGTGTTGTCCGTCGGTGATGGGCGCCTGCTGCTCGGTAAGCGCCGCGTGCCGCTCCAGGTCAACGAAGGCGACCGGGTGTTGTTCTCCGCCTACGCCGGCAACGAGGTGCAAGTCAACGGCGACACGCTGCTCGTCTTGCGCGAGGCCGACATCCTGGCCGTCCTCGACTAGGCCATCTCACGGTAACCGTCCTTGTCGGCAACGGCAGAAGTGCTTGCTGCCAGGCCGATCGATCAACGCCGCCCAAATTCCCCCGGCAGACGGCTTCCCGACCCGCGGCGACGCGGCAAGAATACGTTCGTAGGCACCCAACCGGCACCCGCGGGCCCGTGGCTTGGCCCGCCGTGATCTTCCAAGTTCGAACAGTAAGCGAGGCACTCCGATGTTGGCTCGATCGATCGTCGCGGTGGGTGGGATTGTCGTGGGGCTGGGCCTGCAATTCGGCCTGGGCGCAGCGCGGGCGTCAGATCCTGCGCCTTCGCCGGCCAAGCTGATCGCCGATTGCACGGCGAAGGCCGTTTCGTACTTGAGCACCCAAGGCCAGGCCGCCGATGGGTCGTTTTCGTCCGCGGCGAGCCCCGCGGTGACCTCGCTGGTCGTGGCCGGGCTGCTGCGCAACGGCCGCTCGGTCGACGATCCGGTCGTGGCCAAGGGCCTGAAATACATCGAGGGCCTCATCCAACCGGACGGCGGCATCTACAACCCCGCCGGCACGAACAAGAACTATGAAACCTGTATCGCCATGGTCTGCCTGGCCGAGGCCAATCGCGACGGGCGCTATGCGAAGCAGCTCGCCGCGGCCGATGCGTTCATCAAGGGCCTGCAATGGGACGAAGGCGAAGGTAAACAATCGAGCGACATCAACTACGGCGGCGCCGGCTATGGGCGCAAGAATCGGCCCGACCTCTCGAACACCTCGTTTCTGCTCGACGCTTTGCGTGCGGCGGGCAACGGCCCCGAGGATCCGGCCGTCCAGAAGGCGCTGATCTTCGTCTCGCGCTGCCAGAACCTCGAATCGGAATTCAACACCAGTGAGTTCGCCGCCAAGAACCCCGACGGCGGCTTTTACTACACCGTGGCCGCGGGCGGCGAAAGCATGGCCGGCACGACCGACGAAGGCGGCCTGCGCAGCTACGGATCGATGACCTATGCCGGTCTGAAGAGCATGATCTTCGCGGGCGTCGGGCCCGATGATCCGCGTGTGAAGGCGGCGCTGACCTGGATCCAAAAGCACTATGGCCTCGATCAGAATCCTGGCATGGGCGACGCCGGGCTGTATTACTACTACCACACGTTTGCCAAGGCGCTGGCCGCGCTCGACGTGCCCGAGATTGCCGATGCCGACGGCACGAAGCACAACTGGCGTCACGATCTGGCGACGGCGCTGGCCGAGCGGCAGCGTGCCGACGGCGCATGGGTCAACACGAACAGCCGCTGGCTCGAAGGCGACGCCAACCTGGTCACCGCCTACGCGCTGCTGGCCTTGAGCTATTG is drawn from Pirellulales bacterium and contains these coding sequences:
- a CDS encoding co-chaperone GroES; this encodes MKLVPLGDNVVVKPLEAETRTAAGIVLPEAAREKSQQGRVLSVGDGRLLLGKRRVPLQVNEGDRVLFSAYAGNEVQVNGDTLLVLREADILAVLD
- a CDS encoding signal peptidase, which encodes MPRYIVRHGATRTLGVFTTSRGDSFARSTRVITRTDRGQEVGEVLCEATDAALTHLPESPPRGQILRSMSPDDEHDAARLHGEELREFELAERHIRELGLEMKLVDVEHIFGGERIVFYFLAENRVDFRELVKHLAQECQTRIEMRQIGVRDEAKLLADFGDCGKPVCCNTHLSEMPPVSMKMAKLQKATLDPTKISGRCGRLKCCLRYEYDTYEALQKELPSVGSSVVTKQGKARVLAQEILAAQLLVETEDHRRVLIPASDVLTVLGKPGGGRKTAEPEPE
- a CDS encoding terpene cyclase/mutase family protein, giving the protein MLARSIVAVGGIVVGLGLQFGLGAARASDPAPSPAKLIADCTAKAVSYLSTQGQAADGSFSSAASPAVTSLVVAGLLRNGRSVDDPVVAKGLKYIEGLIQPDGGIYNPAGTNKNYETCIAMVCLAEANRDGRYAKQLAAADAFIKGLQWDEGEGKQSSDINYGGAGYGRKNRPDLSNTSFLLDALRAAGNGPEDPAVQKALIFVSRCQNLESEFNTSEFAAKNPDGGFYYTVAAGGESMAGTTDEGGLRSYGSMTYAGLKSMIFAGVGPDDPRVKAALTWIQKHYGLDQNPGMGDAGLYYYYHTFAKALAALDVPEIADADGTKHNWRHDLATALAERQRADGAWVNTNSRWLEGDANLVTAYALLALSYCREAKP